A region of Aquarana catesbeiana isolate 2022-GZ linkage group LG08, ASM4218655v1, whole genome shotgun sequence DNA encodes the following proteins:
- the CCNJ gene encoding cyclin-J, with product MELEGLWWKGQLAADIHQALRYKELKLPSYKGQSPQLNLRRYFADLIAIVSNRFKLCSTARHLAVYLLDLFMDRYDISIQQLHIVALSCLLLASKFEDKEDRVPKLEQLNSLGCMTNMNLVLTKQNLLHMELLLLETFDWNLCLPTPAHFIEYYLSIAVHDTDLHDGWPMICLEKTKIYMAKYADYFLEVSLQDHIFLNYLPSLVAAACVAASRIILRLTPSWPTRLHRLTAYAWDVLVPCIERLLIAHDNDVKEANKHKSQLSHSAAPCLFPQSPITPQAHVQQHLPQFLQTQHQLQFHLPTPQQPSCQQIVSAAHTSAFPLQTCTSSLTTGVQPRTHIQTAASVSLAAVPIEVKPCIGVTYNRSFPMNGHYSCITQCFER from the exons ATGGAGCTGGAAGGCTTGTGGTGGAAGGGCCAGCTGGCTGCCGATATCCACCAAGCGCTGCGCTATAAG GAATTGAAGCTTCCGTCCTACAAAGGCCAGTCTCCCCAGCTGAACCTAAGACGCTACTTTGCAGACTTGATAGCTATTGTCAGCAATCGGTTTAAACTGTGTTCGACTGCTCGCCACCTCGCTGTGTACCTGCTGGACCTCTTCATGGACAGATATGATATTTCTATCCAACAGCTCCATATTGTGGCATTATCATGTCTGCTTTTAGCAA GTAAATTTGAAGACAAAGAAGATCGAGTGCCAAAGCTGGAGCAGCTGAACAGTCTGGGCTGTATGACCAACATGAACCTGGTTCTGACCAAACAGAACCTTCTTCATATGGAGCTTCTGCTGCTGGAAACATTTGACTGGAACCTGTGCCTCCCAACTCCTGCCCACTTTATAGAATACTACTTATCCATTGCTGTCCATGACACTGATCTCCATGATGGCTGGCCTATGATCTGCCTGGAGAAGACCAAGATCTACATGGCAAAATATGCAGATTATTTCTTAGAAGTGTCTCTGCAAG atCACATATTTTTAAATTACCTCCCATCACTTGTGGCAGCGGCATGTGTAGCAGCTTCCCGCATTATCCTGCGACTCACACCTTCCTGGCCAACAAGGCTCCACCGTCTCACAGCATATGCCTGGGATGTTCTTGTGCCTTGTATCGAGAGGCTGCTGAT tgcACATGACAATGATGTAAAGGAGGCAAACAAGCACAAATCGCAACTGAGCCACTCCGCAGCACCGTGCTTATTTCCTCAGTCGCCCATCACACCACAAGCTCATGTCCAGCAACACCTACCCCAATTCCTGCAGACCCAGCACCAACTACAGTTCCACCTCCCTACCCCTCAGCAGCCGAGCTGCCAACAAATTGTCTCTGCCGCTCACACCTCTGCATTCCCTCTCCAGACGTGTACGTCCAGCCTGACCACCGGTGTCCAACCACGGACACACATACAGACTGCTGCCAGTGTCTCATTAGCTGCTGTACCTATAGAAGTAAAACCGTGCATAGGGGTGACCTATAACAGAAGCTTCCCAATGAATGGACACTACTCTTGTATAACTCAGTGCTTCGAGAGGTGA